In a single window of the Streptomyces sp. CGMCC 4.7035 genome:
- a CDS encoding NAD(P)-dependent alcohol dehydrogenase: MRAFQLVGWRQPPELREVPVPGPGPGQVLVKVAGAGACHSDLHIMQAPVPLPGFTNLPFTLGHENAGWVEQLGPGVTGFAPGDPVIVYGAWGCGGCANCREGRENYCQNLGGQGPGLRGGHDGGMAEYLLVPAARYLIPLGALDPRQAAPLSDAGLTSYHAVKRSLHLLGPGSTAVVIGAGGLGQMTIQILRALSAATTVVAVDTDAGKLETAKRMGADEALFSGDEAITRIKDMTAQQGAQLVLDMVGIDPTLRMAAQVARMLGHLTIVGLGGGALPVDFSSPPHECSVASPYWGSLTELMEVITLAQQDKIKMLVEHFPLQRANEAYQLLHDGRIQGRAVITPHG, from the coding sequence ATGCGGGCTTTTCAACTCGTCGGCTGGCGGCAACCGCCAGAGCTGCGCGAGGTGCCGGTACCCGGGCCCGGCCCTGGCCAGGTCCTGGTGAAGGTCGCAGGTGCCGGTGCCTGCCACTCCGATCTGCACATCATGCAGGCACCCGTACCGCTGCCCGGCTTCACGAACCTTCCCTTCACACTCGGCCACGAGAACGCCGGGTGGGTGGAGCAGCTGGGACCGGGCGTCACTGGCTTCGCGCCCGGGGACCCTGTGATCGTCTACGGCGCCTGGGGCTGCGGAGGGTGCGCCAACTGCCGTGAGGGCAGGGAAAACTACTGCCAGAACCTCGGTGGTCAAGGCCCGGGTCTGAGAGGCGGTCACGACGGCGGCATGGCCGAGTATTTGTTGGTCCCGGCGGCGCGCTACCTGATACCGCTCGGCGCCCTCGACCCCCGTCAGGCCGCCCCGCTCAGCGACGCCGGACTGACCAGCTATCACGCTGTGAAGCGGTCGCTGCACCTGCTGGGACCGGGCTCGACCGCGGTCGTGATCGGGGCCGGCGGCCTGGGCCAGATGACCATCCAGATCCTGCGCGCGCTCAGCGCGGCGACCACCGTCGTCGCCGTGGACACCGACGCAGGCAAGCTGGAGACCGCCAAGCGCATGGGCGCCGACGAGGCACTGTTCTCGGGCGACGAGGCGATCACCCGCATCAAGGACATGACGGCGCAGCAGGGCGCTCAGCTCGTGCTGGACATGGTCGGCATCGACCCGACGCTGCGGATGGCTGCTCAGGTGGCCAGGATGCTCGGCCACCTGACCATTGTCGGCCTCGGCGGCGGAGCCCTGCCCGTCGACTTCTCCAGCCCGCCGCACGAGTGCTCGGTCGCCTCGCCCTACTGGGGCTCCCTCACCGAACTGATGGAAGTGATCACCCTCGCCCAGCAGGACAAGATCAAGATGCTGGTCGAGCACTTCCCCCTGCAACGCGCGAACGAGGCTTACCAGCTCCTGCACGACGGCAGGATTCAAGGGCGTGCCGTCATCACCCCCCACGGGTGA
- a CDS encoding SpoIIE family protein phosphatase codes for MTNIDHTLLAEPVSLPEVPDAAIAMIDAEGVVVGWTHAAQQLVGYTAGEVVGRSAVHVLAPPGDARRASAFSEQCRARGGWSGTVAIRHRDGHTLRMTLRVSLLRGQDAGTRWLVSVTDIGALSSGATGGPVRESLLARAPIGIVVYDAQLRCVWVNDAMERHDGVPRHRRFGRGLKDSLPAVEAEALEVVMRQVLESGTTTVHEYRAWPPADRPREHAFSASFFCLQGADGTPLGVCSMTVDVTGNKRARERLAILSEASTHIGSTLDVMQTAQELAELTVPLLADHVVVDLAESVPFGLEPAARIGTRSERRPVLRRAGVASVDQGVLELPAVREEVIHVPQTSSFAAVLRTGRSHLEPVMDTHSGPWVDHDPTRAQKVRDSGVHSLMVVPIRARRCVLGLALFGRSVEQTPFQEDDLLLAEELVTRAALCLDNALQYARERTAALTLQRDLLPQRVQGGAAVEVASRYVPADMDHGVGGDWFDVVELSGARVALVVGDVVGHGINAAATMGRLRTAVRTLADLDLPPDELLAHLDDTVRRMNDEDADDTDRLPAVVGATCLYAVYDPVSRRCTLARAGHPPPLVVDAQGGVTVPDLPAGAPLGLGLGLVPFESVELELPEGSVLALYSDGLVESRGEDIDVGLRRLGAALAQPGAALEDLCSRAMETLSAQAPADDVTLLLARTRALPPAQVASWDLPNELVTVPMARRLAARQLREWGLEPLVTAVESLVSELVTNAIRHGDGPIRLRLIQHRVLTCEVSDTNTGRPRPRHPGNLDEHGRGLYLVGRLSRRCGSRSVTDGKVVWAEQELPSPTGAR; via the coding sequence ATGACCAACATTGACCACACCCTCCTCGCCGAGCCGGTGAGCCTCCCTGAGGTGCCCGATGCCGCGATAGCGATGATCGATGCCGAGGGCGTCGTCGTGGGGTGGACGCACGCCGCCCAGCAGCTCGTCGGCTATACGGCCGGGGAGGTCGTGGGCCGGTCCGCCGTACACGTGCTGGCGCCTCCCGGGGACGCACGGAGAGCTTCGGCGTTCTCCGAGCAGTGCCGTGCGCGGGGCGGCTGGTCCGGCACTGTCGCGATACGCCACCGCGACGGCCACACGCTCAGGATGACGCTGCGGGTCTCGCTGCTGCGGGGGCAGGACGCCGGCACCCGGTGGCTGGTGTCCGTGACGGACATAGGAGCTCTGTCCTCGGGGGCGACCGGGGGACCGGTGCGGGAGTCGCTCCTTGCCCGAGCCCCGATCGGCATCGTCGTTTATGACGCGCAGCTGCGCTGTGTCTGGGTGAACGACGCCATGGAGCGGCACGACGGCGTGCCTCGTCACCGACGCTTCGGGCGCGGTCTGAAGGACTCACTGCCCGCCGTCGAGGCCGAAGCGCTCGAGGTTGTGATGCGGCAGGTGCTGGAGAGCGGCACGACGACGGTGCACGAGTACCGTGCGTGGCCGCCTGCGGACCGGCCCCGTGAGCACGCGTTCTCCGCCTCCTTCTTCTGTCTCCAGGGCGCGGACGGCACGCCACTGGGCGTGTGCTCCATGACCGTGGACGTCACCGGAAACAAGCGGGCGCGCGAGCGCCTCGCCATCCTCAGCGAGGCCAGCACGCACATCGGCAGCACCCTCGACGTGATGCAGACCGCCCAGGAACTGGCAGAGCTCACCGTGCCCCTGCTGGCCGACCACGTCGTCGTCGACCTGGCGGAGTCGGTTCCGTTCGGACTCGAGCCCGCCGCACGGATCGGCACGAGGAGCGAACGCCGCCCTGTGTTGCGCCGTGCCGGGGTGGCCTCCGTCGACCAGGGTGTCCTGGAGTTGCCAGCGGTGCGTGAAGAGGTGATCCACGTCCCCCAGACCTCGTCGTTCGCCGCCGTCCTGCGCACGGGCAGGTCTCACCTGGAACCGGTGATGGACACCCATTCCGGCCCCTGGGTCGACCACGATCCGACGCGTGCGCAGAAGGTACGCGACAGCGGCGTCCACTCCTTGATGGTCGTACCCATCCGCGCGCGGCGCTGCGTGCTGGGACTGGCGCTGTTCGGCCGCTCCGTTGAACAGACGCCGTTCCAGGAGGACGACCTGCTCCTCGCCGAGGAACTGGTCACCCGGGCCGCACTCTGCCTGGACAACGCGCTCCAGTACGCGCGCGAGCGCACCGCCGCCCTCACGCTGCAACGCGACCTGCTCCCTCAGCGGGTGCAGGGCGGTGCTGCCGTCGAGGTCGCCTCGCGCTATGTGCCCGCCGACATGGACCACGGTGTGGGGGGCGACTGGTTCGATGTGGTCGAGCTGTCCGGTGCACGGGTGGCCCTGGTCGTCGGCGATGTGGTGGGACACGGCATCAACGCCGCGGCGACCATGGGCAGGTTGCGCACCGCCGTGCGCACGCTCGCGGACCTCGACCTGCCCCCGGACGAACTGCTGGCGCACCTCGACGACACGGTCCGGCGAATGAACGACGAGGACGCCGACGACACCGACCGGCTTCCCGCAGTCGTCGGTGCCACCTGCCTGTACGCCGTCTACGACCCGGTGTCCCGACGGTGCACGCTGGCACGGGCCGGGCATCCGCCGCCCCTGGTCGTCGACGCACAGGGCGGGGTCACCGTCCCCGACCTGCCGGCCGGAGCCCCGCTCGGCCTCGGTCTCGGCCTGGTGCCTTTCGAGTCCGTGGAACTGGAACTGCCCGAAGGAAGCGTGCTCGCCCTCTACTCCGACGGTCTGGTGGAGTCCCGCGGCGAGGACATCGACGTCGGCCTGCGGCGTCTGGGCGCCGCCCTGGCACAGCCCGGTGCCGCCCTGGAGGACCTGTGCTCGCGGGCGATGGAGACCTTGTCGGCGCAGGCACCGGCCGACGACGTCACCTTGCTCCTTGCGCGGACGCGCGCCCTGCCGCCTGCCCAGGTCGCGTCCTGGGATCTGCCGAACGAACTCGTCACCGTCCCGATGGCCCGGCGTCTGGCTGCCCGTCAACTCCGTGAATGGGGTCTGGAGCCGCTGGTGACGGCCGTGGAGTCGCTCGTCAGTGAACTGGTCACCAATGCGATCCGCCACGGCGACGGCCCGATCCGCCTACGGCTCATCCAGCACCGGGTGCTTACCTGCGAAGTCTCCGACACCAACACCGGTCGGCCACGCCCGCGCCATCCCGGCAATCTCGACGAGCACGGCCGAGGCCTTTACCTGGTCGGTCGGCTGTCGCGCAGGTGCGGTTCCCGCTCGGTAACAGACGGCAAGGTCGTCTGGGCCGAACAGGAGCTGCCATCCCCAACAGGCGCCCGCTGA
- a CDS encoding HdeD family acid-resistance protein codes for MTSPSDSPGSVPPRGTEPQEGPAAVGIAALANVGWQILLTMGLATIALGVIALVWPGETLRVVGVLFGVYLLATGVFQLAAAFGTHVPRHLRVLHFITGAASVLLGLVCFRGPLESVFLLALWIGFSWLLRGTLETVAAASDQTMPARGWHVAYGIIGTMAGIVMIVMPFASIGTLTLVVGVMAIVVGLTEVVRAIRTRVEIGHLAAGTAPQRRPLFHARPHVQH; via the coding sequence ATGACATCTCCTTCCGATTCCCCTGGTTCCGTTCCGCCACGTGGCACCGAGCCACAAGAGGGTCCTGCGGCCGTAGGCATCGCCGCCCTGGCGAACGTGGGCTGGCAGATCCTGCTCACCATGGGCCTCGCCACCATCGCCCTGGGCGTCATCGCCCTGGTCTGGCCGGGCGAGACGCTCCGCGTCGTCGGCGTGCTCTTCGGCGTCTACCTGCTGGCCACCGGTGTCTTCCAACTCGCCGCCGCCTTCGGGACCCACGTGCCCCGGCATCTTCGCGTACTGCACTTCATCACCGGCGCGGCCTCCGTCCTGTTGGGACTGGTCTGCTTCCGGGGCCCCCTCGAGTCGGTCTTCCTGCTCGCCCTGTGGATCGGCTTCAGCTGGCTGCTTCGGGGCACTTTGGAGACGGTCGCGGCGGCGTCCGATCAGACCATGCCGGCGCGCGGCTGGCACGTGGCCTACGGCATCATCGGCACCATGGCCGGCATCGTGATGATCGTCATGCCGTTCGCCTCCATCGGGACACTCACGCTGGTAGTGGGCGTCATGGCCATCGTCGTCGGTCTGACCGAAGTGGTCCGCGCCATCAGGACACGTGTCGAGATCGGTCATCTGGCTGCCGGCACGGCCCCCCAGCGGCGCCCCCTGTTCCACGCACGTCCGCACGTCCAGCACTGA
- a CDS encoding AI-2E family transporter: MATRPVPVRTILATIGLVLAAYVVLELVVQARRVLIWAVIALFLAVSLHPAVEALQRRVPRCRRSVAALLVFLAAAAAVCAVVALFVIPLAQEGSRFAGRLPAMIRDAQAGRGPVGNLLERTHALQYVQHHQAQIHAFATGLSTPVAKFLRGAASTTAGALTIFVLAYLMVLEGPKAIDRCLALVDEAPAARIRRVGAACARTVNGYLTGNLLISVICGLLTYVVLLVSGVPFAGLLALFVAVTDLIPLVGATIGAVVASAVAFVHSLPAGIGAIIFFIVYQQAENHLLQPVILSRTVKLNPLTVLLATLVAAEVAGILGALLAIPVTGIIQVVLGDIWAHRGGRPLGLPTRADNGPEETDRSDAPG; this comes from the coding sequence ATGGCGACGCGTCCGGTTCCGGTGCGAACCATCCTCGCCACCATCGGCCTGGTGCTCGCCGCCTACGTCGTACTCGAGCTGGTGGTCCAGGCTCGCCGGGTCCTGATCTGGGCGGTCATCGCGTTGTTCCTGGCCGTCTCCCTTCATCCGGCGGTCGAAGCCCTGCAGCGACGGGTACCGCGGTGCCGACGATCGGTGGCCGCCTTGCTGGTCTTCCTGGCCGCGGCCGCAGCCGTCTGCGCGGTGGTCGCCCTGTTCGTCATCCCCCTGGCTCAGGAGGGAAGCCGGTTCGCCGGCCGCCTACCCGCGATGATCAGGGACGCCCAGGCCGGCCGCGGGCCAGTCGGCAACCTGCTGGAACGGACGCACGCTCTGCAGTACGTCCAGCACCATCAGGCGCAGATCCACGCGTTCGCCACCGGACTGAGCACGCCCGTCGCGAAGTTCCTCCGCGGTGCAGCGAGCACCACGGCGGGAGCTCTCACCATCTTCGTGCTGGCCTATCTGATGGTGCTGGAGGGCCCCAAGGCCATAGACCGGTGCCTGGCCCTCGTGGACGAGGCGCCCGCGGCCCGCATACGCCGCGTCGGAGCCGCGTGCGCCCGTACCGTCAACGGCTATCTGACCGGGAACTTGCTGATCAGTGTCATCTGCGGGCTTCTGACCTACGTCGTGCTGCTGGTTTCCGGAGTGCCGTTCGCCGGCCTGCTGGCCCTCTTCGTCGCCGTGACCGACCTCATTCCCCTGGTGGGAGCCACCATAGGAGCTGTCGTCGCCTCCGCAGTGGCGTTCGTCCACTCCCTGCCGGCCGGCATCGGGGCCATCATCTTCTTCATCGTCTATCAGCAGGCCGAAAACCACCTCCTGCAACCGGTCATCCTGTCTCGGACGGTGAAACTCAACCCCCTCACCGTGCTGCTGGCCACCCTGGTCGCCGCCGAAGTCGCCGGGATCCTCGGTGCCCTGCTGGCGATTCCCGTCACCGGCATCATCCAGGTCGTCCTCGGTGACATCTGGGCTCACCGCGGCGGTCGGCCACTGGGGCTGCCGACACGGGCAGACAACGGCCCCGAGGAGACCGACCGGTCCGACGCCCCCGGATGA
- a CDS encoding zinc-binding dehydrogenase, protein MIADAAPKDERLVRELGADVVLLRGAGFPELVRKEIPDGVDGLVDTAGIAALAIRAVRDGGRVATSVGGVQVPVERGIEIRNTFVPQYAREHAKLDRLREPAEKGSLTPRVARTLPAEQAPEAHRLLEAGGIRGRVVLTF, encoded by the coding sequence GCTGGTGAGGGAGCTCGGCGCCGACGTGGTCCTGCTGCGAGGTGCCGGTTTCCCGGAGCTGGTGCGCAAGGAGATACCCGACGGTGTCGACGGACTCGTCGACACCGCGGGCATCGCCGCCCTCGCCATCCGCGCGGTACGCGACGGAGGCCGAGTGGCGACGTCGGTCGGCGGCGTCCAGGTCCCCGTTGAACGCGGCATAGAAATCCGGAACACCTTCGTGCCGCAGTACGCACGCGAACACGCCAAGCTCGACCGCCTGCGCGAACCGGCGGAGAAGGGCAGCCTCACCCCTCGGGTCGCGCGGACCCTGCCTGCCGAGCAGGCCCCCGAAGCGCACCGACTGCTGGAGGCAGGCGGCATCCGAGGGCGAGTGGTGCTCACGTTCTGA
- a CDS encoding ATP-binding SpoIIE family protein phosphatase, producing the protein MDASDVENADPAGAFRGATSVSGAGPGGRPPAFDGLAAAVLDDRGTVVGWTGTAEDLTGFCADEVHGRPVQELVADLPHDPRRAAHVPATGRVQLRHQCGNTIDVTFRTTRVSGSADFLVLAAPTPHVADHRHGAALLRALSAQNRITIALHDTDLTTVQTNAIPDTPDGRPIQPGARLGDVLCAEDAETIEAVLRQVLETGVPVIHRNQRVSWRHHPARRHALSLSAFRLEDARGRPTGVAALYIDDTDQLRARRQLDLAHAVAERVGGFLDVVRTAHDLADVLVPTFGDLAAVDLADAVFDGDEPAERLGGGDPHLRNAALAPATADWPPGIQRGNLVPSLSDHPLLRRFQHGETVVYDRDDYIALIGGPHSAEQFLPHDVQAVMVAPLHARSLTLGAIVVWRTGPSEPFTEDEVDLMRQIASRGALAIDNARRYTREHRAAVALQQRLLPPATTDTPAAETAGVYLPTDRGGGTSGDWYDAIPLPALRLALVAGDVIGRGIPASATMGRLRAAIQTLADLELEPDELLTRIADLVQRLAEEAPPGDHDVMGATCLYAVYDPVTRRCAMASAGHPPPVLVRPDGSAEAVDILPGPPLAVCGMPYETTTIDVEPGSVLALYTDGLVQQATHDVGDGLQRLTDALATSCRPDRALEETGRTLLDNLVDEAPRDDATLLLARTRAVPAEDTAHWQIPADPAAVSDAREWATRQLTAWGLDDLLFPTELIVSELVTNAIRYGRPPAELRLIRHHVLVCEVTDSNSAQPRLRRARTTDEGGRGLFLVAQLAERWGCRHGQNHKTIWCEQPIARAH; encoded by the coding sequence ATGGACGCATCGGATGTTGAAAACGCCGACCCGGCAGGCGCCTTTCGAGGTGCGACGAGCGTCTCCGGCGCCGGTCCCGGCGGCCGGCCGCCCGCCTTCGACGGTCTGGCCGCGGCCGTGCTCGACGATCGGGGCACGGTGGTGGGGTGGACCGGCACAGCAGAGGACCTGACCGGGTTCTGCGCCGACGAGGTCCACGGCCGCCCCGTGCAGGAGCTCGTGGCCGACCTCCCGCACGACCCGCGCAGGGCCGCGCACGTGCCGGCGACCGGCCGGGTACAACTGCGTCACCAGTGCGGCAACACGATCGACGTCACATTCCGGACCACACGGGTGAGCGGCTCGGCGGACTTCCTCGTGCTCGCGGCCCCCACTCCTCACGTCGCCGACCACCGGCACGGCGCAGCCCTCCTGCGCGCACTGTCCGCACAGAACCGGATCACGATCGCCCTGCACGACACGGATCTCACCACCGTGCAGACGAACGCCATACCGGACACTCCCGACGGCCGTCCCATACAGCCCGGCGCCCGACTGGGCGACGTGCTGTGCGCCGAGGACGCCGAGACCATCGAGGCGGTACTGCGGCAGGTGCTCGAGACGGGCGTCCCGGTGATCCACAGGAACCAGCGAGTGAGCTGGCGACACCATCCGGCGCGGCGGCACGCGCTGTCGCTGTCCGCCTTCCGACTGGAGGACGCGCGAGGACGCCCCACAGGAGTGGCAGCCCTGTACATAGACGACACCGACCAACTGCGTGCCCGCCGACAGCTGGATCTTGCCCACGCGGTCGCCGAGCGGGTGGGGGGCTTCCTGGATGTCGTGCGGACCGCCCACGATCTCGCGGACGTCCTTGTACCCACCTTCGGTGATCTCGCAGCAGTCGACCTTGCGGACGCCGTCTTCGACGGTGACGAACCCGCAGAGCGGCTGGGTGGCGGAGATCCGCATCTGCGCAACGCTGCCCTGGCGCCGGCCACCGCGGACTGGCCGCCCGGTATCCAGCGCGGCAACCTCGTCCCATCCCTGTCCGACCACCCCCTCCTGCGCCGCTTCCAGCACGGCGAGACGGTCGTCTACGACCGGGACGACTACATCGCCCTGATCGGCGGCCCACATTCGGCCGAGCAGTTCCTCCCGCACGACGTCCAGGCGGTGATGGTGGCACCGCTGCACGCCCGCAGCCTCACCCTCGGAGCGATCGTGGTCTGGCGCACCGGTCCGTCCGAACCGTTCACCGAGGACGAGGTGGATCTCATGAGGCAGATCGCCTCACGGGGAGCACTCGCCATCGACAACGCCCGCCGCTACACGCGCGAGCACAGAGCGGCCGTGGCCCTGCAGCAAAGACTCCTTCCCCCGGCCACGACCGACACTCCGGCAGCCGAGACCGCCGGCGTCTACCTGCCCACAGACCGTGGGGGCGGCACCAGCGGCGACTGGTACGACGCCATACCCCTGCCCGCTCTCCGGCTGGCCCTCGTCGCCGGAGACGTGATCGGCCGCGGCATACCCGCCAGTGCCACCATGGGCCGTCTGCGCGCTGCCATCCAGACCCTCGCCGACCTCGAACTGGAGCCGGACGAGTTGCTCACCCGGATCGCTGACCTGGTCCAGCGCCTCGCGGAGGAAGCACCCCCTGGCGACCATGACGTCATGGGCGCCACCTGTCTGTACGCGGTGTACGACCCGGTCACACGACGCTGCGCCATGGCCAGTGCCGGGCACCCGCCGCCCGTGCTCGTGCGGCCCGACGGGAGTGCCGAAGCCGTCGACATACTCCCGGGGCCGCCCCTCGCCGTCTGCGGCATGCCGTACGAGACAACCACGATCGACGTCGAGCCGGGCAGCGTCCTCGCGCTTTACACCGACGGCCTGGTCCAGCAAGCCACACACGACGTCGGCGACGGGCTCCAGCGGCTGACCGATGCCCTCGCCACCTCCTGCCGCCCGGACCGCGCGCTGGAGGAGACCGGCAGGACCCTCCTCGACAATCTGGTGGATGAAGCACCACGTGACGACGCGACCCTGCTGCTGGCACGCACCCGCGCCGTACCGGCCGAGGACACCGCTCACTGGCAGATACCGGCCGATCCGGCTGCTGTCTCGGACGCCCGGGAATGGGCGACCCGCCAGCTCACCGCATGGGGGTTGGACGACCTCCTCTTCCCCACCGAGCTCATCGTCAGTGAACTGGTCACCAATGCCATCCGCTACGGTCGTCCGCCGGCGGAGCTGCGACTGATCCGGCACCACGTTCTGGTCTGCGAGGTCACCGACTCCAACAGCGCCCAACCCCGTCTGCGCCGCGCTCGCACCACCGACGAGGGTGGACGCGGCCTGTTCCTCGTTGCCCAACTCGCCGAGCGCTGGGGCTGCCGCCACGGCCAGAACCACAAGACCATCTGGTGCGAACAGCCCATCGCGCGCGCCCACTGA
- a CDS encoding diacylglycerol/lipid kinase family protein: MSEHAARPTTGARRPCLIVNPRSGGGKASRFRIAERARTLGAQVFLIGHSLPQDLATVARRAVDDGADLLGVAGGDGTQALVAEVAAESGLPFVVIPAGTRNHFAMDLGLDREDPSAALEALTDGVELRVDLGYAGERAFVNNVSFGAYAALVQDPAYRDDKLGTAVRILPEFLARHEGPELVVRTGPLTVDGPDAVLVSNNPYQVDDPTGLGRRAHLDSGLLGVLTARAETPAETAARLRSGQPHGLTRLATPDDVVVYADAPVLPAGLDGEAVSLPTPVRCRISPRALRVWVPRHRPGAQSDGRPPGWAAIRRVV, from the coding sequence GTGAGCGAGCACGCGGCGCGGCCGACGACCGGCGCGCGGCGGCCCTGTCTGATCGTGAATCCGCGTTCGGGGGGAGGGAAGGCGAGCCGGTTCCGGATCGCGGAACGCGCCCGCACGCTCGGAGCCCAGGTGTTCCTGATCGGTCATTCCCTGCCCCAGGACCTGGCGACGGTCGCCCGACGCGCGGTGGACGACGGTGCGGATCTGCTGGGCGTGGCGGGCGGAGACGGTACGCAGGCACTTGTCGCCGAGGTGGCCGCGGAGAGCGGCCTGCCCTTCGTGGTCATTCCGGCGGGTACCCGCAACCACTTCGCCATGGATCTCGGCCTGGACCGTGAGGATCCTTCGGCCGCGCTGGAGGCTCTCACGGACGGCGTCGAGTTGCGCGTGGATCTGGGGTACGCAGGCGAGCGGGCGTTCGTCAACAACGTCTCGTTCGGTGCTTATGCCGCCCTGGTGCAGGACCCGGCTTATCGGGACGACAAGCTTGGCACGGCCGTGCGCATCCTTCCGGAATTCCTGGCCCGCCACGAGGGCCCGGAGTTGGTGGTCCGCACTGGGCCGCTCACCGTGGACGGGCCGGATGCCGTGCTGGTGAGCAACAACCCTTACCAAGTGGATGACCCGACCGGGCTCGGCAGGCGTGCGCACCTGGATTCCGGCCTGCTGGGAGTACTGACCGCCAGGGCGGAGACGCCCGCCGAGACGGCTGCGAGGCTGCGCAGCGGGCAACCGCACGGCCTCACCCGTCTCGCCACGCCCGACGACGTGGTCGTATACGCCGACGCCCCGGTCCTCCCCGCCGGGCTGGACGGCGAAGCCGTCAGCCTGCCGACTCCCGTGCGGTGCCGCATCAGCCCTCGGGCACTACGGGTATGGGTTCCCCGGCATCGCCCCGGCGCCCAGTCTGACGGCCGGCCGCCAGGGTGGGCCGCCATCCGGCGGGTGGTCTGA